In the Arthrobacter sp. 31Y genome, one interval contains:
- a CDS encoding YceI family protein, with translation MTLPASVTTGTWTLDASHSEIGFTVRHAGISKVRGQFKDATATLEVGETLTDSKVTATIQTASFDSGDVNRDGHVKGEDFFDVEKFPEITFVSRHVKANGNSFDLVGDLTIKGVTKEVSIETEFNGVAVDPFGNTRAGVSGETTISRKDFGLTWNAVLEAGGVLVSDKVVINLELAFIAPAAA, from the coding sequence ATGACTCTCCCCGCTTCCGTCACCACCGGCACCTGGACCCTCGACGCTTCCCACAGCGAAATCGGCTTCACCGTCCGCCACGCAGGCATCAGCAAGGTCCGCGGCCAGTTCAAGGACGCCACGGCCACCTTGGAAGTTGGCGAGACGCTGACCGATTCCAAGGTCACAGCCACCATCCAGACCGCCAGCTTCGACTCCGGCGACGTCAACCGCGACGGCCACGTCAAGGGCGAAGACTTCTTCGACGTAGAGAAGTTCCCGGAAATCACCTTCGTGTCCCGCCACGTCAAGGCCAACGGAAACAGCTTCGACCTCGTGGGCGATCTCACAATCAAGGGCGTGACCAAGGAAGTATCCATCGAAACCGAATTCAACGGTGTTGCAGTGGATCCCTTCGGCAACACCCGGGCCGGCGTCTCCGGCGAAACCACCATCAGCCGCAAGGACTTCGGCCTCACGTGGAACGCTGTCCTCGAAGCCGGTGGCGTCCTGGTCAGCGACAAGGTAGTCATCAACCTCGAGCTCGCGTTCATCGCACCGGCCGCCGCGTAG
- a CDS encoding HAD family hydrolase, with translation MPEEKNAAVVADALVQQDAAQRNAAKKDIARKYAGEAAFFDVDNTLMKGASLFHVARKMYERKAFTLSQAAGFAWKQFKFVMRGENMEDVHSVRDSALTLAAGITVEDIKALGEEVYDEMIESRIWPGTKALAEQHLRVGRKVWLVTATPIEVATVISTRLGLTGALGTVGEVDDGVYTGKLVGDILHGPAKAIAVQLVADREGLDLDHCWAYSDSANDIPLLTMVGHPVVINPDAKLRRHARENNWPVYDFRSGRRAATLGLKAATVGGAVYGLWRGFSKFRGPRL, from the coding sequence ATGCCCGAGGAGAAGAACGCCGCCGTGGTCGCAGATGCCTTGGTGCAGCAGGACGCCGCACAGAGGAACGCGGCCAAAAAGGACATCGCCCGGAAGTATGCCGGCGAGGCCGCTTTCTTCGACGTCGACAATACGTTGATGAAGGGTGCAAGTCTCTTCCACGTTGCGCGCAAAATGTATGAGCGCAAAGCGTTCACGCTTTCCCAGGCCGCTGGATTCGCCTGGAAGCAGTTCAAGTTCGTCATGCGGGGCGAGAACATGGAAGACGTCCATTCGGTACGCGACTCCGCCCTGACGCTTGCTGCAGGTATCACCGTGGAAGACATCAAAGCTTTGGGCGAAGAGGTCTATGACGAAATGATCGAGTCACGGATCTGGCCGGGAACCAAGGCGCTGGCAGAACAACACCTTCGGGTCGGCAGGAAAGTGTGGCTCGTGACGGCCACGCCCATCGAAGTGGCCACTGTCATTTCCACCCGGCTCGGCCTCACCGGCGCTCTCGGGACCGTTGGCGAGGTGGACGACGGCGTGTACACGGGAAAGCTTGTGGGCGACATCCTGCACGGACCAGCCAAGGCAATCGCGGTCCAACTCGTGGCAGACCGCGAGGGGCTGGATTTGGACCACTGCTGGGCCTACAGCGACTCCGCCAACGACATCCCCCTGCTCACTATGGTGGGGCATCCTGTGGTCATCAACCCGGACGCAAAGCTGCGCCGCCATGCCCGCGAAAATAACTGGCCCGTCTACGATTTCCGTTCCGGACGCCGCGCCGCAACACTCGGGCTCAAAGCCGCGACCGTCGGCGGAGCCGTCTACGGCCTGTGGCGCGGATTCTCAAAGTTCCGCGGCCCCCGCCTCTAA
- a CDS encoding glutaredoxin family protein, whose product MAIPDVVLLTKADCHLCTEARAAVERVTKSLGVQWTEQKIDGDPQLQERFAEEIPVVLVDGIQRDFWKIDEERLTRTLMKVMEG is encoded by the coding sequence ATGGCCATTCCCGACGTCGTTCTCCTCACCAAAGCTGACTGTCACCTCTGCACGGAGGCGCGTGCCGCCGTCGAGCGCGTCACAAAAAGTCTTGGCGTGCAGTGGACCGAGCAGAAGATCGACGGCGACCCCCAACTGCAGGAGCGGTTCGCTGAGGAGATTCCAGTGGTGCTGGTGGACGGCATCCAGCGCGATTTCTGGAAGATCGACGAGGAACGGCTCACCCGGACCTTGATGAAAGTCATGGAGGGCTGA
- a CDS encoding histidine phosphatase family protein: MPQATVHLLRHGEVHNPDAVLYGRLPEFHLSERGREMARMLADHFTARVSQGAKIVHLVASPLTRAQETAMPTSEALNLEITTDPRIIEAENHFEGLHPTKSEFLKPKHWLYFRNPLRPSWGEPYKEQAARVLAAVEDARVKAIELGGDGAEAILVSHQLPIWSTRLTAEGRRLAHDPRKRECTLTSLTSLTLDDDGKIVRVEYTEPAAVLLPGAASTPGA; encoded by the coding sequence ATGCCCCAAGCAACTGTCCATCTGCTTCGCCATGGCGAGGTCCACAATCCCGACGCTGTCCTCTACGGCCGGCTGCCGGAATTCCACCTCTCCGAACGCGGCCGGGAGATGGCCCGGATGTTGGCGGACCACTTCACGGCCCGTGTCAGCCAGGGTGCCAAGATTGTGCACTTGGTAGCCTCGCCGCTGACCCGCGCCCAGGAAACAGCCATGCCTACCTCCGAGGCGTTGAACCTGGAAATCACCACGGATCCGCGCATCATCGAAGCCGAGAACCACTTCGAGGGACTCCACCCCACCAAGAGTGAGTTTCTCAAACCAAAGCACTGGCTCTACTTCCGAAATCCCCTGCGGCCTTCTTGGGGCGAGCCTTACAAGGAGCAGGCAGCCCGCGTGCTGGCGGCGGTGGAAGATGCCCGCGTCAAGGCAATCGAGCTGGGCGGGGACGGCGCTGAAGCCATCCTGGTCAGCCACCAGTTGCCCATCTGGTCAACCCGGTTGACGGCTGAGGGCCGCCGCCTTGCGCACGATCCGCGCAAGCGTGAGTGCACCCTCACCTCCCTGACTTCCTTGACACTGGACGACGACGGCAAGATCGTGCGCGTCGAATACACCGAGCCTGCTGCCGTTCTGCTCCCCGGCGCGGCAAGCACCCCGGGGGCATAG
- a CDS encoding TlpA family protein disulfide reductase produces MDKNLSRRGVLSAGGVLLAGLTMGLSACAQEDSLAKQAKAGDNKNYVAGDGSVTEFAKADRAAPVALKGTLFNGKTVKPEDLQGKVTVLNFWFAACAPCRIEAPQLEALHQDFKDQGVQFFGVNLRDEQATAEAFDKTFNITYPSFNDKDGAVLLSVSGIVPPGAVPTTLVLDKEGKVASRVLGEIEKSTLKALITSAVAE; encoded by the coding sequence ATGGACAAGAATCTTTCACGTCGCGGCGTGCTGAGCGCCGGCGGAGTCCTCCTGGCAGGACTGACCATGGGCCTGTCCGCATGCGCCCAGGAAGACTCCCTCGCCAAGCAGGCCAAGGCCGGCGACAACAAGAACTACGTGGCAGGCGACGGATCGGTGACGGAATTCGCGAAGGCTGACCGTGCAGCTCCCGTGGCGCTCAAGGGGACCCTGTTTAACGGCAAGACCGTTAAGCCTGAGGATCTCCAGGGCAAGGTCACGGTGCTCAACTTCTGGTTTGCCGCCTGCGCTCCGTGCCGCATCGAAGCCCCCCAGCTCGAAGCCCTGCACCAGGACTTCAAGGACCAGGGCGTCCAGTTCTTCGGGGTTAATCTTCGCGACGAACAAGCCACCGCTGAGGCCTTCGACAAGACCTTCAACATCACCTACCCGAGCTTCAATGACAAGGACGGGGCAGTGCTGCTGTCCGTATCCGGCATTGTCCCTCCAGGTGCAGTTCCCACCACCCTGGTCCTGGACAAAGAAGGAAAGGTTGCCTCCCGCGTTCTCGGGGAGATTGAGAAGAGCACCCTGAAAGCCCTCATCACCTCCGCAGTGGCCGAGTAG
- a CDS encoding cytochrome c biogenesis CcdA family protein — MNSPFAETILNGSLLLAVPVALLAGLVSFLSPCVLPLVPGYLGYVTGLTGVDLQKQRRGRMLAGIGLFVLGFSVIFVLLGGAFGQLGTLLTGPQNAWITQLLGILVIIMGVVFMGGFGWLQRDAKIHAKPPAGLWGAPLLGLTFGLGWAPCIGPTYSAVQLLSLSGGSSAAKGALLAFVYSLGLGIPFLLIALAVRRGMGVMSFFRKHRLAIQRIGGGILILLGILMATGVWGTWVTELQYWFQNDVKLPI; from the coding sequence ATGAACAGTCCTTTCGCCGAGACGATCCTCAACGGATCACTGCTGCTGGCTGTACCGGTGGCATTGCTGGCCGGGCTGGTCTCCTTCCTTTCGCCGTGCGTGCTGCCGCTGGTCCCTGGTTACCTTGGCTACGTCACGGGACTGACCGGCGTCGACCTCCAAAAGCAGCGGCGGGGCCGCATGCTGGCCGGAATCGGGCTGTTCGTCCTGGGATTCTCTGTGATTTTTGTTCTCCTGGGCGGTGCTTTCGGCCAGCTCGGAACATTGCTGACGGGTCCGCAAAACGCCTGGATCACTCAACTGCTGGGCATCCTGGTGATCATCATGGGCGTTGTGTTCATGGGCGGTTTCGGCTGGTTGCAGCGGGACGCGAAGATCCACGCCAAACCGCCGGCAGGCCTGTGGGGTGCGCCGCTGCTGGGACTCACGTTCGGATTGGGCTGGGCGCCTTGTATTGGTCCCACGTACTCCGCGGTACAGTTGCTGAGCTTGTCCGGTGGTTCGTCGGCGGCCAAGGGAGCCCTCCTGGCGTTCGTCTACAGCCTTGGCCTTGGCATTCCGTTCCTCCTGATTGCACTGGCTGTACGCCGGGGCATGGGGGTCATGTCCTTCTTCCGCAAGCATCGGCTGGCCATCCAGCGGATCGGCGGAGGCATCCTGATTTTGCTCGGCATCCTGATGGCCACCGGAGTGTGGGGAACCTGGGTGACCGAGTTGCAGTACTGGTTCCAAAACGATGTGAAGTTGCCAATCTGA
- a CDS encoding redox-sensing transcriptional repressor Rex translates to MESTVTALEPSPEATTGDNEPATKQIPPAAVARMTLYLRALNSLLAEGVERVSSEALAEASGVSSSTLRKDLSYVGSYGTRGVGYEVQYLSRHIAAALGLTHDWKVAIVGAGNLGKALARYGGFESRGFDVVAIFDADPMVIGNEVGWLRVSDSAELERVLERTHTNMVVLALPATVAQAVCDRVIAAGIRSVLSFAPVLLQVPPHVNLRKVDMATELQILAYHAQRAQTPGQAV, encoded by the coding sequence ATGGAGAGTACCGTGACTGCGCTGGAACCGTCCCCGGAAGCAACAACCGGGGACAACGAACCTGCCACTAAGCAGATCCCGCCCGCGGCTGTGGCCCGGATGACCCTCTATTTGCGCGCACTGAACTCTCTTTTGGCCGAAGGCGTTGAGCGGGTTTCCTCTGAAGCGCTGGCGGAGGCCTCGGGCGTCAGCTCATCCACGCTCCGCAAGGACCTTTCCTACGTCGGCTCCTATGGGACCCGCGGCGTCGGTTACGAAGTCCAGTATTTGAGCCGCCACATCGCGGCAGCCCTCGGCCTGACCCACGACTGGAAGGTCGCGATTGTCGGCGCCGGTAACCTCGGCAAAGCCCTTGCCCGGTATGGCGGCTTCGAGTCCCGCGGCTTCGACGTCGTAGCCATTTTCGACGCCGACCCCATGGTGATCGGCAACGAGGTGGGCTGGTTGCGGGTCAGTGACTCCGCTGAACTGGAACGTGTCCTGGAACGGACCCATACCAACATGGTGGTGCTGGCGTTGCCTGCCACGGTGGCCCAGGCTGTATGTGACCGCGTCATTGCCGCCGGGATCCGGAGTGTCCTCAGCTTTGCCCCCGTGCTGCTGCAAGTCCCCCCGCACGTCAACCTCCGCAAGGTGGATATGGCAACCGAGCTTCAGATCCTCGCCTACCACGCACAACGGGCGCAGACACCGGGTCAGGCCGTTTAG
- the resB gene encoding cytochrome c biogenesis protein ResB — MSESVKAKKKSPAAESTSAEGTTGEGKLQQAKSEAALPALGFKGMLRWSWTQLTSMRTALFLLLLLAVGAVPGSLFPQRPANPSVVTQYIKDNPSYGELLDALQLYDVYSSAWFSAIYILLFISLIGCVTPRAIAHYKAMKSQPPRTPKRLSRLPEYGTLALPAGAGIPASKAINDAAGLLKKRGYRVEVRDVDGELPSLGAERGFLKEVGNLVFHTSLIGVLVSVAIGGLYGYSGQRILVEGETFVNTLVGYDQFTPGTNFQSSSLQPYSMQLDKFEAKFDRESPGKAGQPIDYTAEVTTKETPDAPGKKETLKVNDPVSLGGTSLYLTGNGYAPLVTVRDGEGNIAFQGPVTAKVQGDNYYSSVVIKVPDAKPEQLGFVGFFLPTAFVTEDKISFSGAPELINPQLSLNSFYGDLGLDKGVPQNVFELDVKDLKQLNGRDLAAGGITLSPGATVSLPEGKGSITFDGVKKYIGVDIHHNPGQLYALIFGFLAVAGLVMSLYINRRRVWVRTGTHADGRTMVEYGLLARGEDHRLAGEAAALREIFAREWNVPETPDTATTTAGSSSTSKDQ; from the coding sequence ATGAGCGAGTCCGTGAAAGCCAAGAAGAAGTCACCAGCCGCTGAAAGCACCTCCGCAGAAGGCACAACAGGCGAAGGAAAGCTCCAGCAGGCCAAGTCCGAGGCAGCCCTGCCCGCGCTTGGTTTCAAGGGCATGCTCCGGTGGTCCTGGACCCAACTGACCAGCATGCGTACGGCTCTGTTCCTGTTGCTCCTGCTTGCCGTTGGCGCTGTGCCTGGCTCCCTGTTCCCGCAGCGCCCCGCGAACCCGTCAGTTGTCACGCAATACATCAAGGACAACCCGTCCTACGGCGAGCTTCTCGATGCACTGCAGCTCTACGATGTCTACTCTTCGGCCTGGTTCTCGGCCATCTATATTCTGCTGTTTATCTCCTTGATTGGCTGCGTCACTCCGCGCGCCATCGCCCATTACAAGGCCATGAAGTCCCAGCCACCGCGCACCCCCAAGCGCCTTTCGCGCCTACCGGAGTACGGCACCCTGGCCTTGCCCGCCGGCGCCGGGATCCCGGCGTCGAAGGCCATCAACGATGCCGCCGGGCTGCTCAAGAAGCGCGGCTACCGCGTGGAGGTCAGGGACGTCGACGGCGAGCTGCCGTCCTTGGGTGCCGAGCGGGGCTTCCTTAAGGAAGTGGGCAACCTGGTGTTCCACACCTCGTTGATCGGGGTGCTGGTGTCCGTGGCCATCGGTGGCCTGTACGGGTACAGCGGCCAGCGAATCCTGGTGGAGGGCGAAACATTCGTCAACACCCTGGTGGGCTACGACCAATTCACGCCGGGCACTAACTTCCAGAGCAGTTCGCTCCAGCCGTACTCCATGCAGCTGGACAAGTTCGAGGCCAAATTCGACCGCGAATCCCCGGGTAAAGCCGGTCAGCCCATCGACTACACCGCAGAGGTCACCACCAAGGAAACTCCGGATGCGCCGGGCAAGAAGGAGACGCTGAAGGTCAATGACCCCGTTTCCCTCGGAGGAACCAGCCTCTACCTCACCGGAAACGGCTATGCGCCCCTGGTGACAGTGCGCGACGGCGAGGGCAACATCGCATTCCAAGGTCCCGTCACAGCCAAGGTTCAGGGCGACAATTACTACTCGTCAGTGGTCATCAAGGTCCCGGATGCCAAGCCGGAACAGCTGGGCTTTGTTGGCTTCTTCCTTCCTACCGCGTTCGTCACTGAGGACAAGATTTCCTTCAGCGGCGCCCCTGAACTCATCAACCCCCAACTGAGCTTGAACTCGTTCTACGGTGACCTGGGCCTGGATAAGGGCGTGCCCCAGAATGTGTTCGAACTGGACGTCAAGGACCTTAAACAGCTCAACGGACGCGATCTGGCAGCTGGCGGCATCACGCTGAGCCCGGGTGCCACAGTTAGCTTGCCTGAAGGCAAGGGCAGCATCACGTTCGACGGCGTCAAGAAGTACATCGGCGTGGACATCCACCACAACCCCGGCCAGCTGTACGCACTGATCTTCGGTTTCCTCGCAGTTGCCGGCCTGGTCATGTCGCTTTACATCAACCGCCGCCGCGTCTGGGTCCGCACCGGAACCCACGCCGACGGCCGCACCATGGTGGAGTACGGCCTGCTG